A stretch of Ascochyta rabiei chromosome 6, complete sequence DNA encodes these proteins:
- a CDS encoding Vacuolar protein sorting-associated protein vps5: MDLGDDSPWGDVPSQSVQDTPKQDQDESSTLPPTSNKAATSSTPSASAAQRSPAARGPRRRQYGTQSTKLEAVDDPLGPLGAPTPPTATDVGPPAPPQKENAASRNNRPTTGASTSSSLRGMMDSVDLNDDDDDERVRSQGPRVPPPVQAPAHAAPQRQAQPSVSVAQAAKPTFSIYVGDPHKVGDLTSSHTEYSVTTKTTSKGYRNPEFTVSRRYRDFLWLYTQLHNNSPGVIIPPPPEKQSLGRFEADFVESRRAALERMLNRIAAHPILQHDSDLKLFLESDAFNVDIKNKERKDVGLGESKGMFGGMLSGSSGKFVEHDDWFHDRKIYLDALENQLRALLKATDTVVIQRKGLAEACGDFSASLHSLSAVELSPALSGPLDSLSDIQIRVRELYERQAQQDVLTMGIVIDEYIRLIGSVKTAFQQRQKSFHSWHAAEQELQKRKTNQDKLLRQGRSQQDRLNQLSADVADAERRVHQARLLFDDMGRLMRNELERFEREKVEDFKSGVETYLESAVEAQKELIEIWETFLMQLDTEEGETFVPPAGIIASPTAEQHESSNGRGNAQDEDEGSRTDVEQETAA; this comes from the exons ATGGATCTCGGCGACGATTCCCCATGGGGCG ACGTGCCCTCGCAATCGGTACAAGATACGCCCAAGCAAGACCAGGACGAATCCAGCACGCTTCCGCCCACGTCGAACAAGGCAGCCACCAGCTCCACCCCCAGTGCTTCAGCTGCCCAGCGCTCGCCTGCAGCTCGCGGACCGCGCCGGCGACAGTATGGCACGCAGTCGACGAAGCTCGAAGCCGTAGACGACCCTCTTGGCCCGCTGGGAGCTCCCACGCCGCCCACAGCAACAGATGTCGGGCCTCCAGCACCGCCGCAGAAGGAGAATGCTGCATCGCGGAACAACCGTCCGACCACTGGCGCTTCGACGTCATCTTCGCTACGCGGTATGATGGACTCGGTGGACCtcaacgacgacgatgacgacgagcGTGTGCGGTCGCAGGGCCCCAGAGTGCCTCCGCCTGTCCAGGCACCGGCGCACGCAGCACCTCAGCGCCAAGCCCAGCCGAGCGTGAGCGTCGCGCAGGCTGCGAAGCCGACCTTCTCCATCTATGTGGGCGACCCGCACAAGGTGGGCGACTTGACAAGCTCGCACACGGAATACTCCGTCACCACCAAGACCACCTCCAAAGGCTACCGAAACCCCGAGTTCACAGTCTCACGTCGATACCGCGACTTCCTCTGGTTGTACACCCAACTGCACAACAACAGCCCGGGCGTCATCATTCCCCCGCCTCCAGAGAAGCAATCGCTCGGTCGCTTTGAGGCCGACTTTGTCGAGTCGCGGCGTGCAGCGCTGGAACGTATGTTGAACAGGATAGCCGCACACCCCATACTGCAACACGACAGCGACCTTAAGCTTTTCCTCGAAAGCGATGCTTTCAACGTGGATATCAAGAACAAGGAACGCAAGGACGTTGGCTTGGGCGAGAGCAAGGGCATGTTCGGCGGTATGCTCTCCGGCAGCAGTGGCAAGTTCGTTGAGCACGACGAT TGGTTCCATGATCGCAAGATCTACCTTGACGCTTTGGAAAACCAGCTAAGAGCCCTTCTCAAAGCTACCGATACTGTCGTCATACAGCGAAAGGGACTTGCGGAGGCTTGCGGTGACTTCTCTGCTTCGTTGCACTCACTGTCTGCTGTTGAACTCTCGCCCGCCCTTTCAGGACCTCTTGACAGCCTCTCGGACATTCAAATACGAGTTCGCGAATTGTACGAGCGTCAGGCCCAGCAAGACGTCCTCACAATGGGCATTGTAATCGATGAATACATCCGTTTGATCGGCTCAGTGAAGACGGCATTCCAGCAGCGACAGAAGTCCTTCCACTCATGGCATGCGGCTGAGCAAGAGCTGCAGAAGCGGAAGACGAATCAAGACAAGCTTTTGAGGCAAGGGCGATCACAACAGGATCGTCTCAACCAACTCAGCGCAGATGTCGCCGACGCAGAGCGTAGGGTTCACCAGGCTAGGCTCCTGTTTGATGACATGGGTAGACTGATGCGCAACGAATTGGAGCGTTTTGAGAGAGAGAAGGTTGAGGACTTCAAATCTGGCGTGGAGACGTATCTGGAGAGCGCCGTTGAAGCGCAGAAGGAA CTCATCGAAATCTGGGAAACATTCCTTATGCAACTAGATACCGAAGAAGGCGAAACGTTCGTTCCTCCAGCTGGTATAATCGCATCTCCCACAGCAGAACAACACGAATCTTCGAATGGGCGCGGCAATGCGCAGGATGAGGATGAGGGGTCACGCACGGATGTTGAGCAGGAAACGGCAGCTTGA
- a CDS encoding Negative regulator of mitotic exit codes for MSFLFGKKNKQQSNALPSATRDVTSSHGPGPQPAPPNGPAVRDKDPGRPPPQPQPQPQTNTSTPSGSVNNSLSSLQGQGGAIVPEPKALRERAGSNEQGALQYVRPAGPPQESPYPWSSRRLNFTTGNPFPRYGAAINSVASKDGTIYLMGGLVGGATVKGDLWLTEMGNGSMACYPISTTGDGPGPRVGHASLLVGNAFIVFGGDTKLADNDDLDDTLYLLNTSTKHWSRALPQGPRPTGRYGHTLNILGSKIYIFGGQVEGFFFNDLVAFDLNSLQSSASRWEVLLPNTKDQSSPKGRSPPARTNHSVVTWTDRLYLFGGTDGVTWFNDVWTYDPRSNSWTELDCIGYIPVAREGHSAALVNDTMYIFGGRTQEGVDLGDLAAFRISSRRWYMFQNMGHSPSARSGHSMTALGKHIVTLAGEPSSSLSDRNELSMAYILDTSKIRYPPNESAAPQTAINTPRKLSGGDRSNIPQSRTGPLPNRESMLPGPQQQQQQQQQQQQRAPDMANGNATGPGGSRLPRAAGPAPSGPPPLQQPPQPRTNGANPQVIPAARTKTPTKPERSLGPAVDTEVASPLDRENLSPTTREGPSAPELQRKASDSLRQRTPNQSIDTSRSGSLASRNTSRTQSHRQQPSHDTIASIEQETPRRSIETPQQRALSREADNRPIDSGLGASPAIVHANDEVVRELDVAKNRNAWYASELALARKAGYHPATSTSPMFDERSADTFQDEDRPLLEALLRMKAEVDRVHTSIKTQGSDAAKRIAEVERQRDAAISEAIYAKTKLAAHGGGSQSGTPQLDGCRNTETPDLDRMNDISRRLAASLAAQAELTALVEKLSHEVEAEKKAKELADETAEAAQRRVQELDSTRQKAAAESESLRAELHEAERVAREVSASAAEAETSSRLLAVDKQELSDKVARFSSESTNYAAALETLREAVAASSEKSSLLERKLEEERSQSDSIRQKLSQLRAEHEARTTELESTSQKLRDVEELAEKHATEARLHQAAVLSGLGSIANHAPVNDNVANERVSILQQQVEAANAMARKNQAAADQASEKLRRAEERIAGLEAYQEQSSREGLTIRKQLQQAMRDVQASEAEKAGLHQQHERLRLESNAFEVQLKTLKNLLEERGVNAVDHRRSRVLDSPNSRFGTPELNRVKELEQQIDSMNKVHEELRASFEQREHEVSKDWEEKLQALHNDHQAAVKYLRGTEKMLAKMKQELDRYKNTNTKLEEELKQATQTSRSPTKEQSAEWEAERTALRTELASTQDHLKTTVSRLENQISTLHAELAAARQEVEVAANKTKQAESSVHQTRADLDSLRQQYAVVEERAREAENRVQMFLDQFETSVDSYRRQSQVPGGSSNGEITRHRTHDSVASADSLYSHNDGSSTPEAPNNRPASTATRNSMALDNLASELDALRSHWETTNKAYRLSDRFDFERTPTNDTQDANEGISQWRDSVDSEISIQEIAPKPKPAQAQASTAPATNGPSAGML; via the exons ATGTCGTTCCTGTTTGGCAAGAAGAACAAGCAGCAGAGCAACGCGCTCCCCTCGGCCACGCGAGACGTCACCTCGTCCCACGGCCCAGGTCCCCAGCCTGCGCCGCCAAACGGTCCTGCCGTCCGCGACAAGGACCCCGGCCGCCCACcgccccagccccagccccagccccagaCGAATACCTCGACCCCGAGCGGCAGCGTGAACAACTCGTTGAGCTCGCTGCAGGGCCAGGGCGGGGCCATCGTCCCTGAGCCAAAGGCATTGCGCGAAAGAGCTGGATCCAATGAACAG GGTGCACTGCAGTATGTTAGGCCCGCCGGCCCTCCCCAAGAATCTCCCTACCCATGGTCCTCTCGCCGCTTGAACTTCACCACCGGCAACCCTTTCCCGCGCTACGGCGCCGCAATCAACTCGGTCGCTTCCAAGGATGGCACAATCTATCTCATGGGAGGCCTGGTTGGCGGCGCCACAGTCAAGGGCGACCTCTGGCTGACCGAGATGGGCAACGGATCCATGGCATGCTATCCCATCTCAACCACCGGAGACGGTCCTGGCCCCCGTGTAGGACATGCTAGTCTGTTGGTCGGCAATGCCTTCATCGTCTTTGGTGGAGATACCAAGCTGGCCGACAACGATGACCTGGACGATACCCTCTACCTTTTGAACACTT CAACAAAGCACTGGTCCCGGGCATTACCCCAGGGTCCGCGTCCCACAGGACGTTATGGACACACCTTGAACATCTTGGGCTCGAAGATCTACATCTTTGGTGGCCAAGTGGAGGGCTTCTTCTTCAACGACCTTGTAGCTTTCGATCTGAATTCCCTCCAATCCTCAGCCAGCCGCTGGGAGGTTCTCCTCCCCAACACCAAAGATCAGTCTTCTCCCAAGGGACGCTCGCCTCCAGCTCGCACAAATCATTCGGTCGTGACGTGGACAGACAGACTCTACTT GTTCGGTGGCACAGACGGTGTCACCTGGTTCAACGATGTTTGGACATACGACCCACGTTCCAACAGCTGGACTGAGCTGGACTGCATTGGCTACATCCCTGTAGCGCGCGAGGGCCACTCTGCCGCCCTCGTCAATGATACCATGTACATTTTTGGTGGTCGCACACAGGAGGGCGTGGACCTGGGAGATCTGGCAGCCTTCCGCATATCGTCTCGCCGTTGGTACATGTTCCAAAACATGGGCCACTCGCCTTCTGCTCGATCCGGTCATAGCATGACCGCATTGGGAAAACACATTGTAACACTTGCAGGCGAGCCGAGCTCTTCCCTGAGCGACCGAAACGAACTGAGCATGGCTTACATCTTGGACACATCGAAGATCAGGTATCCACCCAACGAGAGCGCGGCTCCTCAGACAGCGATCAACACGCCCCGAAAGCTGAGCGGAGGTGACCGCAGTAACATCCCTCAAAGCAGGACTGGGCCCTTGCCGAATCGTGAAAGCATGTTGCCAGGcccacaacaacaacaacaacaacaacaacagcagcagcagcgagcTCCAGACATGGCCAATGGAAACGCAACGGGCCCAGGCGGGTCGCGACTGCCTCGTGCAGCTGGGCCAGCGCCTTCTGGACCTCCACCCCTCCAGCAACCACCTCAACCAAGGACGAACGGCGCCAATCCTCAAGTGATCCCAGCTGCCAGAACGAAAACACCGACAAAACCGGAGCGGTCACTTGGCCCGGCTGTCGATACTGAGGTCGCGTCTCCACTTGATAGAGAGAACCTGTCGCCAACGACTAGAGAGGGCCCTTCTGCGCCAGAGCTTCAGCGTAAAGCTTCCGACTCCCTAAGGCAGCGGACGCCCAATCAGTCCATAGACACATCGCGATCTGGCAGTCTAGCCTCACGAAACACATCGAGAACCCAATCGCACAGGCAGCAACCGTCCCACGACACGATAGCTAGCATCGAACAGGAAACGCCTAGACGATCGATCGAGACCCCGCAACAGCGCGCCCTGAGTCGCGAGGCTGATAATCGACCCATTGACAGCGGTCTAGGGGCATCGCCTGCAATCGTTCATGCGAATGACGAGGTGGTTCGAGAGCTCGACGTTGCAAAGAATCGTAATGCATGGTACGCTTCGGAGCTGGctttagcacgcaaagcTGGTTACCATCCTGCTACCTCGACGAGCCCCATGTTCGACGAGCGATCAGCCGATACTTTCCAGGACGAGGATCGACCGCTACTTGAGGCTCTCCTCCGAATGAAAGCCGAAGTTGATCGCGTGCACACTTCGATCAAGACACAAGGATCCGATGCTGCGAAGCGAATCGCAGAAGTTGAACGGCAACGAGACGCTGCCATCAGTGAAGCCATCTACGCCAAGACGAAGCTGGCGGCTCATGGCGGCGGTAGTCAGTCAGGTACTCCACAACTCGATGGCTGCCGCAACACGGAGACGCCCGACCTCGATCGCATGAACGACATCAGCCGACGCTTGGCTGCATCGCTGGCTGCTCAAGCAGAACTGACCGCCTTGGTTGAAAAGCTATCCCACGAGGTCGAGGCTGAGAAGAAGGCGAAGGAACTGGCTGATGAGACTGCAGAAGCTGCGCAACGACGTGTGCAAGAACTAGACTCCACTCGACAGAAGGCGGCCGCTGAATCCGAGAGTCTACGAGCTGAGCTGCACGAAGCTGAACGCGTAGCAAGGGAAGTCTCTGCCAGCGCTGCGGAAGCCGAAACATCTTCCCGTCTGCTCGCTGTCGACAAGCAAGAATTGAGCGACAAGGTTGCACGTTTTTCCTCGGAATCGACCAACTACGCTGCTGCACTTGAGACGCTACGCGAAGCAGTCGCTGCATCTTCGGAAAAGTCCAGTCTGCTAGAGAGGAAGCTTGAAGAGGAACGCAGCCAAAGTGATAGCATACGCCAAAAGCTTAGTCAACTTCGTGCCGAGCATGAGGCTCGTACAACGGAGCTCGAGTCCACTTCTCAGAAATTGCGCGACGTTGAAGAGCTGGCTGAGAAGCATGCGACAGAAGCGCGCCTCCATCAGGCAGCCGTGCTGTCCGGTCTGGGAAGCATTGCCAACCACGCTCCCGTCAACGACAATGTCGCAAACGAACGCGTCAGCATACTCCAGCAACAAGTCGAAGCGGCAAATGCCATGGCGCGCAAGAACCAGGCGGCTGCAGACCAAGCTTCCGAGAAGCTGCGCCGCGCCGAAGAGAGGATTGCTGGCCTCGAGGCCTACCAAGAGCAGTCCAGTCGCGAAGGTCTCACCATCCGCAAACAGTTGCAGCAGGCCATGAGGGATGTGCAAGCCTCCGAGGCGGAGAAGGCCGGACTTCACCAGCAGCATGAGCGCCTACGTTTGGAGAGCAACGCGTTCGAAGTTCAACTCAAGACTCTCAAGAATCTTCTTGAAGAAAGAGGGGTCAACGCCGTCGACCACCGCCGATCGAGGGTATTGGACAGCCCCAATTCAAGGTTTGGCACTCCGGAGCTCAATCGCGTCAAGGAGCTTGAGCAACAGATCGACTCGATGAACAAGGTGCACGAAGAGTTGCGTGCTTCATTCGAGCAACGCGAGCACGAGGTCAGCAAGGACTGGGAAGAGAAACTGCAGGCTCTGCACAATGACCACCAGGCGGCTGTCAAGTACCTCAGAGGCACAGAGAAGATGCTTGCTAAGATGAAGCAAGAGTTGGACAGGTACAAGAACACAAACACGAAGCTGGAAGAGGAGCTCAAGCAAGCGACCCAGACCTCGCGAAGCCCAACAAAGGAACAGAGTGCAGAGTGGGAAGCAGAGCGGACGGCACTGCGCACGGAGCTTGCGAGCACTCAAGACCACTTGAAGACGACTGTCAGCCGTCTAGAAAACCAAATATCCACACTACACGCCGAGCTGGCCGCAGCACGACAGGAGGTTGAGGTGGCAGCAAACAAGACCAAGCAAGCCGAGTCTTCCGTCCACCAAACTCGCGCTGATCTCGATTCCCTTCGACAGCAGTACGCAGTCGTTGAAGAGCGTGCACGCGAGGCAGAGAACCGAGTGCAAATGTTCCTCGACCAGTTCGAGACATCGGTAGACAGCTACCGCCGACAGTCGCAGGTGCCAGGCGGTAGTAGCAACGGCGAGATCACACGCCACCGCACGCATGACAGTGTCGCCTCGGCCGATTCTCTCTACAGCCACAACGACGGCTCAAGCACCCCAGAAGCACCCAACAACCGTCCCGCATCTACCGCCACGCGGAATTCCATGGCGCTGGACAACCTTGCTTCGGAGCTCGACGCTCTCAGGAGTCACTGGGAGACTACGAACAAAGCGTATCGCCTGAGCGATCGTTTCGACTTCGAACGCACACCCACAAACGACACACAGGACGCCAACGAGGGTATTTCGCAGTGGAGAGACTCGGTCGACTCCGAGATATCCATCCAGGAGATTGCGCCCAAGCCGAAGCCAGCACAAGCCCAGGCCTCGACTGCCCCAGCAACAAACGGGCCGTCAGCTGGCATGCTTTGA
- a CDS encoding Target of rapamycin complex 1 subunit kog1 — protein sequence MRTAHDAGHARPTPLALHAPAAMDSSAAAPAAEASRESRPSQDTTSSRPSTSSAAAHLDAHSPTSTVRPALSTTNSARPSLARAKSDFGPRQPMQPQEPVEESSVDGHFTIRHGWDDQLNSEEYSNMLTSNFFMYYTDKKHETGGYPKAEVGAASVQEWRMRDRLKTVSAVLALCLNIGVDPPDVIKTNPCAKEECWIDPTVTSQTPGHTPMNQIGKALQTQYEQLSMRTRYKLLLDPTTEETRKYASTLRRNARNERVLFHYNGHGVPKPTSSGEIWVFNRNYTQYIPLSLYDLQSWIGAPSLFVYDCSDAGLIITNFNRFAEKHQAEFEEARRRDPNVEHVDFSDCIHLAACRERESLPTNPELPADVFTSCLTDPITMAVRFFILQNPLPSKVNLKDAHNIPGKVSERRTPIGELNWIFTAITDTIAWNSLSKPLFKKLFRQDLMVAALFRNHLLAQRIMRVYHCNPVSHPEIPQTHDHPLWRSWDLAVELILAQLPDLQAESRGEKEYQYKHSEFFSEQLTAFEVYLSQGAVEQKIPEQLPIVLQVLLSQVHRLRALILLSSFLDHGPWAVNLALSIGIFPYVLKLLQSQANELKPVMVFIWARILAVDSSCQADLLKDNGYQYFINIFNPSSGIPIQNASEHRAMCAFIISMFCKDYNQGQRASLSTELVESCLDHLKDLQNPLLRQWSCLCLSKLWIDYEEAKWVGIRCMAHERLCELVIDPVAEVRAAMLHSLTSFLGIRDVTAQVANIEESIASMVLIMTTDGNSMVRKELLIFFSTFIARYKSRFIVTAFEHFSEEKKSDVASQTEQKNGDGLYMKTRATANGSLSAADACSQNTIYSAIWKEMLVMSVDPCPEIARDAGVVVDYILVALLESPLAKFAQPQFGETLKKNSAPRPIRRAPEEKPVQQMVSTPPTPSKDASYLSLFGSMRKSTASLKSLWTGHDSSSSPQKSAGRSKVDDSEASITDTRPDTPEKYHVEEEPKSRGYRPRILSEKPQIPLKSVFFEWSVEYFREPQMKPTEADEPGSTDYNGRLWRRNRNDKIIAETQPLKDVAVSNRWDVPRGYFDNLSQPMKMTFHQFEDHLVVTDNRNTVNVVDYSDSVKRINCFSNGNPSDSKITDVRFINEDDQALLMTGSSDGVMKIFRNYDSKGKTELVTAFRALTDLVPSNRNAGLVFDWQQGRGLVLVAGDVKVIRVWNAGTEVCTQDIPARSGSCITSLTSDQVEGDVFVAGFGDGAIRVYDQRQKPATAMVKVWKEHKQWITNVHLQRGGQRELVSGCRSGEVKLWDIRMDRSVKTIQATTDHLRTLSVHEHAPVFATGTRKHRVKIFNINNGKVVSNFEPYSGFLRDRSAPISTTAFHPHRLMIAAAALHDNHVNIFSCHEPKNPTIKTVRLWDGGAVASSRASIHG from the exons ATGAGAACAGCCCACGACGCCGGCCACGCCCGCCCCACCCCGCTTGCCCTGCACGCGCCTGCCGCCATGGACAGCTCGGCCGCTGCGCCTGCCGCTGAGGCCTCTCGAGAATCGCGCCCGTCGCAGGACACCACCTCGTCACGTCCCAGCACCTCCTCTGCCGCCGCCCACCTCGATGCGCACTCGCCCACCTCGACCGTCCGCCCCGCGCTGAGCACCACCAACTCGGCGCGGCCAAGTCTCGCCCGCGCAAAGAGCGACTTTGGCCCCCGCCAGCCTATGCAGCCCCAGGAGCCCGTCGAAGAGAGCAGCGTCGACGGCCATTTCACAATCCGCCATGGCTGGGACGACCAGCTGAACTCGGAAGAGTACAGCAACATGCTGACCTCG AACTTCTTCATGTACTACACCGACAAGAAACACGAGACCGGCGGCTATCCAAAAGCAGAGGTCGGCGCAGCCTCGGTGCAGGAATGGCGCATGCGAGACCGTCTCAAGACCGTGTCTGCCGTGCTCGCTCTCTGCCTGAACATCGGCGTCGATCCACCCGACGTGATCAAGACCAACCCGTGTGCCAAAGAAGAGTGCTGGATCGACCCCACCGTAACCTCGCAGACCCCCGGCCACACGCCCATGAATCAGATTGGGAAGGCGCTACAGACCCAGTACGAGCAACTGAGCATGCGCACGCGCTACAAGCTCCTGCTCGACCCCACCACGGAGGAGACGAGAAAGTACGCTTCGACGCTTCGACGCAACGCCCGCAACGAGCGCGTCCTCTTCCACTACAATGGCCACGGCGTACCCAAACCAACCTCCAGTGGAGAGATCTGGGTCTTCAATAGGAACTACACCCAGTATATTCCGCTCTCGCTCTATGATCTCCAGAGTTGGATCGGCGCCCCCAGCCTCTTCGTCTACGACTGCTCCGATGCAGGTCTCATCATCACCAACTTCAACAGATTCGCCGAGAAACACCAGGCCGAGTTCGAGGAGGCTCGGCGCAGAGACCCAAACGTCGAGCATGTCGACTTTAGCGACTGTATTCATCTGGCCGCCTGCCGAGAGAGAGAATCCCTGCCCACGAACCCGGAACTACCGGCAGATGTCTTCACTTCTTGCCTGACAGATCCCATCACCATGGCCGTACGCTTCTTCATACTCCAAAACCCTCTGCCGAGCAAGGTCAACCTAAAAGATGCTCACAACATCCCTGGCAAAGTATCAGAGCGTCGAACTCCCATTGGCGAACTCAACTGGATCTTCACAGCCATCACCGACACAATCGCCTGGAATTCACTGTCGAAACCCCTCTTCAAGAAGCTCTTCCGCCAGGACCTCATGGTCGCAGCTTTGTTTCGCAACCATCTACTGGCCCAGCGGATCATGCGTGTTTACCATTGCAATCCGGTCTCCCATCCAGAGATACCACAGACGCACGACCACCCTCTGTGGCGAAGCTGGGATCTCGCCGTGGAGCTGATCTTGGCCCAGCTGCCTGACCTGCAGGCTGAATCTCGTGGCGAAAAGGAGTATCAGTACAAACACTCGGAATTCTTCTCGGAACAGCTCACGGCCTTTGAAGTATACCTGTCGCAGGGCGCCGTTGAGCAGAAGATACCCGAGCAGCTCCCCATCGTGCTCCAAGTACTTCTCAGTCAAGTCCATCGGTTGCGCGCTCTTATTCTTTTGTCTAGCTTCCTGGACCACGGGCCATGGGCCGTCAATCTTGCGCTCAGCATTGGAATCTTCCCGTATGTACTGAAGCTCTTGCAATCGCAAGCGAACGAGCTGAAGCCAGTCATGGTCTTCATCTGGGCTCGCATACTCGCCGTCGACTCGTCGTGTCAGGCCGACCTCCTCAAAGACAATGGATATCAGTATTTCATCAACATCTTCAACCCTAGTTCAG GAATCCCTATTCAGAACGCTAGTGAACACCGGGCCATGTGTGCCTTTATCATATCCATGTTCTGCAAGGACTACAACCAGGGACAACGCGCATCCTTGAGCACAGAGCTTGTCGAGAGCTGTTTGGATCACCTGAAAGACCTGCAGAACCCTCTGCTTAGACAGTGGTCATGTCTCTGCTTGAGCAAGCTCTGGATCGATTACGAAGAGGCCAAATGGGTGGGCATTCGTTGCATGGCACACGAACGACTTTGCGAGCTTGTCATCGACCCTGTTGCCGAAGTACGAGCGGCCATGTTGCACTCGTTGACCTCTTTCCTAGGTATTCGGGATGTTACAGCGCAAGTGGCTAACATTGAGGAGTCCATTGCCTCCATGGTCTTGATCATGACTACAGACGGCAACAGCATGGTTCGCAAAGAGTTACTGATTTTCTTCTCCACATTCATCGCACGCTACAAGTCACGATTCATTGTCACAGCATTCGAGCACTTCTccgaggagaagaagagcgATGTCGCATCACAGACGGAACAGAAGAATGGCGACGGGCTTTATATGAAGACGCGCGCGACCGCAAACGGCTCGTTGTCTGCAGCAGATGCCTGTTCGCAAAACACCATCTACTCGGCCATCTGGAAGGAAATGCTAGTCATGTCCGTCGACCCTTGTCCTGAAATCGCCAGGGATGCTGGAGTGGTCGTTGACTACATCCTGGTGGCTCTGCTCGAGTCTCCGCTTGCCAAATTTGCGCAACCACAGTTCGGTGAAACGCTGAAGAAGAACTCTGCACCTCGTCCTATCCGTCGTGCCCCAGAGGAGAAGCCAGTCCAGCAAATGGTTTCCACTCCGCCTACGCCATCGAAAGACGCCAGCTACCTCTCGCTTTTCGGCAGCATGCGCAAATCCACTGCATCGCTCAAGAGTCTTTGGACGGGTCACGACTCATCCAGTTCTCCGCAAAAATCAGCTGGACGCAGCAAAGTCGATGACTCGGAGGCGTCTATTACAGACACACGCCCCGACACACCCGAGAAATACCATGTCGAAGAGGAGCCGAAATCAAGAGGTTACCGACCTCGGATCCTCTCCGAGAAGCCGCAGATACCACTCAAGAGTGTCTTCTTTGAGTGGTCGGTTGAGTATTTCCGTGAGCCTCAGATGAAGCCCACAGAGGCGGATGAGCCAGGTAGCACAGACTACAATGGACGGCTTTGGCGAAGGAATCGCAACGACAAGATTATTGCTGAGACCCAACCGCTCAAGGATGTTGCAGTCTCGAATCGTTGGGATGTCCCTCGCGGCTATTTTGATAATCTCAGTCAGCCCATGAAGATGACTTTCCATCAGTTCGAGGATCACCTTGTGGTAACGGACAACCGAAACACGGTCAACGTCGTCGACTACTCGGATTCCGTGAAAAGGATAAACTGCTTCTCCAACGGCAATCCATCGGACTCGAAGATCACAGACGTTCGATTCATCAATGAGGATGACCAGGCTTTGCTGATGACCGGATCGTCGGATGGTGTTATGAAGATCTTCCGCAACTACGACTCGAAGGGAAAGACGGAGCTCGTGACCGCCTTCCGAGCTCTGACCGACCTTGTACCTAGCAACAGAAACGCTGGACTCGTCTTTGATTGGCAGCAGGGTAGGGGCCTGGTGCTTGTGGCTGGGGATGTGAAGGTCATACGTGTCTGGAACGCAGGCACCGAAGTGTGCACACAA GACATTCCTGCGCGATCAGGTTCTTGCATCACCTCGTTGACGTCTGACCAAGTCGAGGGCGACGTCTTTGTTGCAGGATTTGGTGATGGAGCCATTCGTGTGTATGACCAGCGCCAGAAGCCAGCAACAGCCATGGTGAAGGTCTGGAAAGAACACAAGCAATGGATCACAAACGTACATCTGCAACGTGGCGGACAACGAGAGCTGGTGAGTGGCTGTCGAAGCGGAGAGGTGAAGCTGTGGGACATTCGCATGGATCGCAGCGTCAAGACTATACAGGCGACGACAGACCATCTGCGCACATTAAGTGTCCACGAGCATGCGCCGGTCTTTGCAAC GGGGACTCGGAAGCATCGCGTCAAGATATTCAATATCAACAACGGAAAAGTCGTGTCCAATTTCGAGCCGTATTCTGGCTTCCTTCGCGACCGATCCGCTCCAATCAGCACTACGGCTTTTCATCCTCACCGACTCATGAttgccgctgctgctctgCACGACAACCACGTCAACATCTTCTCATGTCACGAGCCAAAGAATCCCACAATCAAGACTGTGCGACTCTGGGATGGCGGTGCTGTTGCTTCAAGTCGGGCCTCCATACATGGATGA